A part of Andrena cerasifolii isolate SP2316 chromosome 10, iyAndCera1_principal, whole genome shotgun sequence genomic DNA contains:
- the LOC143374026 gene encoding RCC1 domain-containing protein 1 isoform X2 yields MLYYAGFNTTTLFSHDGNVVFAVEPFTGIPVTGITDLHIGWSYFLLWKGKELYICRQVENDGTGTESGIRLIEIPRKPLDSCKQAAIGKDSVVVLSRDNEIWRYKVYENSWKKVTNFIPSNDDSEIEYPVKLLQGGCTVALTNLGRAFNVPTLVEMPKRVKFVDVACGFDHTVLLEGNGEIYSMGMGTRGQLGHNDLEDCDNPRLVEALAGLRVVQISAGGWHSAVVTDQGDLYTWGWNTNGELGLPDRGSKVVAVPTLVDFQDDGNENVDMLVKRVECGNTFTVCMMDDGTLWGCGSNKYGQLGQPRNALLTTSKFVKLGVPVRPTSIKDFKCHEWGTVLVTD; encoded by the exons ATGCTTTATTATGCTGGCTTCAATACCACTACATTATTTTCCCACGATGGAAATGTTGTCTTCGCGGTAGAACCATTCACTGGAATTCCAGTCACCGGCATCACTGACCTCCACATAGGTTGGAGTTACTTTCTTCTCTGGAAGGGGAAGGAGTTGTACATTTGTAGACAGGTTGAAAACGATGGTACAGGCACGGAAAGTGGTATTCGATTAATAGAAATACCACGCAAACCGTTAGACAG TTGTAAGCAAGCTGCGATTGGTAAGGACAGCGTAGTAGTTTTATCAAGGGACAATGAAATCTGGCGATACAAGGTCTATGAAAATTCATGGAAGAAAGTGACCAACTTCATTCCCAGTAACGACGATTCAGAAATCGAGTATCCTGTGAAACTGTTGCAAGGAGGGTGCACTGTAGCCCTTACTAACTTAG GTCGTGCCTTTAATGTTCCCACATTGGTTGAAATGCCGAAGCGGGTGAAGTTCGTGGACGTTGCTTGCGGGTTCGATCACACTGTTTTGCTGGAGGGAAACGGCGAGATTTATTCGATGGGTATGGGAAC GCGTGGTCAGTTAGGGCATAATGATCTGGAAGACTGCGACAATCCGAGGCTCGTCGAGGCTCTGGCCGGGCTTAGAGTTGTTCAAATTTCGGCTGGGGGTTGGCACAGCGCCGTGGTAACGGATCAG GGGGATCTATATACGTGGGGATGGAACACGAACGGGGAACTGGGGCTGCCCGATCGAGGAAGTAAAGTAGTGGCTGTGCCCACGTTGGTAGACTTTCAAGACGATGGGAACGAGAATGTAGACATGCTCGTGAAAAGGGTCGAATGTGGAAATACGTTCACTGTTTGCATGATGG ATGATGGAACGCTTTGGGGGTGCGGGTCTAATAAGTACGGGCAATTGGGACAACCCCGAAACGCCCTTCTGACCACTTCTAAGTTCGTCAAACTCGGAGTCCCTGTGCGCCCCACGAGCATTAAAGATTTCAAGTGCCACGAATGGGGCACAGTACTTGTAACAGACTGA
- the LOC143374031 gene encoding uncharacterized protein LOC143374031, translating to MASFWFLETIALHVLRYQRDLDDYYLSVLVSWLAGEMTLIRDKKHPREEFFGEMKEIFDTAADRMSEQNRLPYWHEILGKIETEDEDVEGEEELSAEDQPSSVGEETSEFSSEVDPVLALNIVIVSTYDMYASELRYALLYAVFVEPVQVTTYHLPFTLRTPRPVKLAQSKTLPFKVQLQNSLAKGQSRKQKKKASGKVKSKLDSSALPPTPTNSLTDEQILLLNRRYILPLIEAKEAPAMFTEHRDDVEQ from the exons ATGGCATCCTTTTGGTTTCTGGAAACGATCGCGCTTCACGTGCTGCGTTACCAAAGGGATCTCGACGACTATTACCTGAGTGTCTTGGTCAGCTGGCTGGCAGGTGAAATGACATTGATTCGAG ATAAGAAGCATCCACGCGAGGAATTCTTCGGAGAGATGAAGGAGATATTTGATACAGCTGCTGACAGGATGTCCGAACAGAATCGATTACCGTACTGGCACGAAATTCTGGGTAAAATtgaaacggaggacgaggacgtaGAAGGCGAAGAGGAACTTTCTGCAGAGGATCAGCCTTCCTCCGTAGGAGAAGAGACTTCCGAATTTTCCAGCGAGGTAGACCCAGTTCTCGCGTTGAATATCGTCATCGTGTCCACTTACGACAT GTACGCCAGTGAGTTGCGATACGCCCTCCTCTATGCTGTTTTCGTTGAGCCGGTACAAGTGACAACTTATCATCTACCGTTTACTCTCCGAACACCGCGCCCGGTGAAGCTGGCGCAATCCAAAACGCTACCTTTTAAGGTGCAACTTCAAAATAGTCTCGCGAAGGGGCAATCGagaaagcaaaagaaaaaagcttCAG GCAAAGTGAAGAGTAAACTCGACTCCTCAGCATTGCCGCCGACACCTACGAATTCCCTAACCGACGAACAGATATTACTGCTTAACCGTCGATACATTCTGCCGCTGATAGAAGCGAAAGAGGCACCGGCTATGTTTACAGAGCACAGGGATGACGTGGAGCAATGA
- the LOC143374032 gene encoding ADP-ribosylation factor-like protein 3, producing the protein MGLLSILRKLRSNPDKELRLLLLGLDNAGKTTILKSLASEDITQVTPTQGFNIKSVQSEGFKLNVWDIGGARKIRPYWRNYFENTDVLIYVVDSADIKRLEETGQELSELLMEEKLRGVPLLVYANKQDLGQSVTAAEIAEGLGLHNIKDRDWQIQSCIATDGKGVKEGLEWACKNIKRK; encoded by the exons ATG GGGCTGTTGTCGATCTTGAGGAAATTACGCTCAAATCCGGACAAAGAACTGCGCTTGCTCCTCCTGGGGCTGGACAATGCTGGAAAGACGACAATTTTGAAGTCCCTGGCAAGTGAAGATATCACGCAG GTAACACCCACTCAAGGATTTAATATAAAAAGCGTGCAAAGCGAGGGATTCAAGTTGAACGTGTGGGATATAGGCGGTGCTCGAAAAATCCGTCCCTACTGGCGGAATTATTTCGAGAACACCGATGTTCTG ATATACGTCGTGGACAGTGCGGACATAAAGAGATTAGAAGAGACAGGCCAAGAATTGTCGGAGCTTTTAATGGAAGAAAAGCTGCGAGGAGTTCCCCTGCTGGTGTACGCGAACAAGCAGGATCTTGGACAGTCCGTAACCGCGGCTGAGATCGCGGAAGGCCTAGGATTGCACAACATCAAAGATCGCGACTGGCAGATACAGTCTTGCATCGCCACCGACGGGAAAGGTGTCAAG GAGGGCCTGGAGTGGGCATGCAAAAATATCAAGAGGAAGTAA
- the LOC143374017 gene encoding uncharacterized protein LOC143374017: MWLPRTCILLVLLGLGNCEKHEDEDASTVFLEAAKSFFANKDNVNGLQGLASAFVQSNAGRQVNEVFGEKTSLDGVGQIISGIGTLFADNENRQGIDYSVLGSVLDSVMNSNKNTKRTARDVEQKQEPGVDLGGLMNMGSVLFNQNGISEFMLGLLPMLLQNIDSGGNEVDGEPGKLHDHSDHSWYMPPVLEHLHVMWDHFSNSELGQALWKNSGLSEFVKQMSDPKGRIDYEKILDSFENPALRRRWIRGMTNYIGEWISYISDPQIQQRYLNTAQFVGNSFLKSQGFPKAAMFDAIRPVESISRLANAVAKRHLGINLDSLKYIKPAVAYVQELVTLASNKGFIMSRVNAREISNRLSEMINHDIVDPMLKSYRAYKWAIKRPQCASQILCTINEVNEQDSSQSPLRKGLLRVTSFPAAWAVSNKLGSSFWVLYGAIMEHDRCIQKFPANCTEFHEEEIRVTTESTHSEL, encoded by the exons ATGTGGCTACCGAGGACTTGCATCCTGCTGGTACTTCTTGGCCTGGGGAACTGCGAGAAACACGAGGACGAAGATGCTTCGACGGTCTTCCTGGAGGCAGCAAAGTCCTTCTTCGCGAACAAGGACAATGTGAATGGTCTCCAGGGCCTGGCCAGTGCGTTTGTGCAGTCGAACGCGGGAAGACAG GTGAACGAGGTGTTCGGTGAAAAGACGAGCCTGGACGGAGTTGGACAGATCATCTCTGGTATCGGAACTCTGTTCGCCGACAACGAGAACCGCCAGGGCATCGATTATTCGGTACTAGGATCGGTCCTCGACAGCGTAATGAACTCGAACAAGAATACAAAGAGAACTGCCAGAGATGTGGAGCAGAAGCAAGAGCCTGGCGTAGATCTGGGGGGCCTGATGAATATGGGGAGCGTGCTTTTCAATCAGAACGGAATTTCCGAATTCATGTTGGGCCTGCTGCCGATGCTCTTGCAGAATATTGACAGCGGAGGCAACGAGGTCGATGGGGAGCCTGGGAAATTGCACGACCACTCCGACCATTCCTGGTACATGCCGCCGGTTCTGGAACATTTGCACGTGATGTGGGATCATTTCAGCAACTCGGAGCTGGGCCAGGCTCTGTGGAAGAACAGCGGCCTGTCGGAGTTCGTCAAGCAAATGTCCGACCCGAAAGGGCGCATCGACTACGAGAAGATCCTCGACAGCTTCGAGAACCCTGCGCTGCGTCGAAGATGGATCAGAGGGATGACGAATTACATTGGGGAGTGGATCTCTTACATATCCGATCCGCAGATCCAGCAACGCTATCTGAACACGGCGCAGTTCGTGGGAAACAGTTTCCTCAAGTCGCAAGGCTTCCCGAAGGCTGCTATGTTTGACGCTATTAGACCGGTGGAGAGTATCTCCAG GTTAGCGAATGCGGTAGCAAAACGCCATTTGGGGATAAACTTGGACAGCTTGAAGTACATCAAACCCGCGGTAGCGTATGTTCAAGAGTTAGTCACCCTGGCTTCGAACAAAGGGTTCATAATGTCTCGAGTGAACGCCAGGGAGATCAGCAACAGACTCAGTGAAATGATCAATCATGATATCGTCGATCCCATGCTGAAG TCTTATCGAGCGTACAAGTGGGCGATCAAGAGGCCACAATGCGCCAGTCAGATACTGTGCACCATAAACGAGGTGAACGAGCAGGACAGCAGCCAATCTCCTCTGCGAAAAGGCTTGTTGAGGGTAACCAGCTTCCCCGCTGCCTGGGCCGTTAGTAATAAGTTGGGGAGCAGTTTCTGGGTCCTTTACGGGGCCATCATGGAACACGACAGATGCATC CAAAAATTTCCAGCCAACTGCACGGAGTTCCACGAAGAGGAAATCCGAGTTACCACGGAGAGTACTCACAGCGAACTTTGA
- the LOC143374026 gene encoding RCC1 domain-containing protein 1 isoform X1 yields the protein MLYYAGFNTTTLFSHDGNVVFAVEPFTGIPVTGITDLHIGWSYFLLWKGKELYICRQVENDGTGTESGIRLIEIPRKPLDRYDALALIILGEVHSTTSSVTLCSCKQAAIGKDSVVVLSRDNEIWRYKVYENSWKKVTNFIPSNDDSEIEYPVKLLQGGCTVALTNLGRAFNVPTLVEMPKRVKFVDVACGFDHTVLLEGNGEIYSMGMGTRGQLGHNDLEDCDNPRLVEALAGLRVVQISAGGWHSAVVTDQGDLYTWGWNTNGELGLPDRGSKVVAVPTLVDFQDDGNENVDMLVKRVECGNTFTVCMMDDGTLWGCGSNKYGQLGQPRNALLTTSKFVKLGVPVRPTSIKDFKCHEWGTVLVTD from the exons ATGCTTTATTATGCTGGCTTCAATACCACTACATTATTTTCCCACGATGGAAATGTTGTCTTCGCGGTAGAACCATTCACTGGAATTCCAGTCACCGGCATCACTGACCTCCACATAGGTTGGAGTTACTTTCTTCTCTGGAAGGGGAAGGAGTTGTACATTTGTAGACAGGTTGAAAACGATGGTACAGGCACGGAAAGTGGTATTCGATTAATAGAAATACCACGCAAACCGTTAGACAGGTACGACGCTTTAGCTTTAATAATTCTCGGGGAAGTACATTCAACAACCAGCTCTGTTACTCTTTGCAGTTGTAAGCAAGCTGCGATTGGTAAGGACAGCGTAGTAGTTTTATCAAGGGACAATGAAATCTGGCGATACAAGGTCTATGAAAATTCATGGAAGAAAGTGACCAACTTCATTCCCAGTAACGACGATTCAGAAATCGAGTATCCTGTGAAACTGTTGCAAGGAGGGTGCACTGTAGCCCTTACTAACTTAG GTCGTGCCTTTAATGTTCCCACATTGGTTGAAATGCCGAAGCGGGTGAAGTTCGTGGACGTTGCTTGCGGGTTCGATCACACTGTTTTGCTGGAGGGAAACGGCGAGATTTATTCGATGGGTATGGGAAC GCGTGGTCAGTTAGGGCATAATGATCTGGAAGACTGCGACAATCCGAGGCTCGTCGAGGCTCTGGCCGGGCTTAGAGTTGTTCAAATTTCGGCTGGGGGTTGGCACAGCGCCGTGGTAACGGATCAG GGGGATCTATATACGTGGGGATGGAACACGAACGGGGAACTGGGGCTGCCCGATCGAGGAAGTAAAGTAGTGGCTGTGCCCACGTTGGTAGACTTTCAAGACGATGGGAACGAGAATGTAGACATGCTCGTGAAAAGGGTCGAATGTGGAAATACGTTCACTGTTTGCATGATGG ATGATGGAACGCTTTGGGGGTGCGGGTCTAATAAGTACGGGCAATTGGGACAACCCCGAAACGCCCTTCTGACCACTTCTAAGTTCGTCAAACTCGGAGTCCCTGTGCGCCCCACGAGCATTAAAGATTTCAAGTGCCACGAATGGGGCACAGTACTTGTAACAGACTGA